One Salvia miltiorrhiza cultivar Shanhuang (shh) unplaced genomic scaffold, IMPLAD_Smil_shh fragScaff_scaffold_132_2, whole genome shotgun sequence DNA window includes the following coding sequences:
- the LOC131002434 gene encoding uncharacterized protein LOC131002434 codes for MAKQPQYNFLEEWLRNIIDVSFNKNGSVQSSTSSAQALIQAWADLRDLLECQAFHARHLQALKILIGSQTALHVADPQAKLIISILSSQHLSLPQESYPLFFRLLYIWVRKSRQTSLVVESAIEVLSHIFSSKSCCGKSSLFFSDGILLLGALSFQTSASEKSKRLCLDLLCKLLEEEYRSIFLSNELASSALAGAGYALSSPVTGNFGRILDILFRIWGREGGPFGTSQGLMLLHVIEWVLSNSVNLHSVDIIEDVRELLENVKPAHSSVAVVMSAAGVLRTINRSGLSGFMRIKNSIEDRLEVVAKELVSAAKGFDHHLLHCIALALARSGSVSYRPSILTTLALALLTEAFPLQHVYDKILKFPEENWVSLHDEIKDHLSSFIFKEAGAITAVFCNQYAHANDDGRSLVESLVWDYCQAVYSWHRQATLLLMGRGYRQFISDVEKIAESAFLMVVVFALGVTKHRLDTRIDRDTQLQISVKILVSFSCMEYFRRMRLPEYMDTIRAVIVSVQEDELACVTFIESMPSYRHLITYDGSSNQPEMEHLWSTDEVQTARIVFYMRVIPTCVDRLRATVFKNAVAPIMFLYMGHPNAKVARCTHSVFVAFVTSGKDLNQDERALLKEQLVFYYIQRSLEGYPRITPFDGMASGVAALVRNLPAGSPSIFYCISSLIQKATSLCKAVDDLDIDLWKNWEGELEPPKKVLDLLLRLLSLVDIQVLPDLMKLLAQLIVRLPLNGQNMLLNQLYQQIAESDDVIRKPALVSWVQSLSYLCSQGTHTERPELVGESASPRITDSISLNSISARL; via the exons ATGGCCAAACAACCCCAATATAACTTCCTTGAAGAATGGTTGAGGAACATCATTGATGTTAGCTTTAACAAGAATGGTTCAGTGCAATCCTCTACTTCGTCCGCTCAAGCACTAATCCAAGCTTGGGCTGACCTTAGAGACTTACTTGAGTGCCAGGCCTTCCATGCTCGACACCTTCAGGCTTTGAAGATTCTTATTGGTTCTCAAACTGCTCTTCATGTAGCAGATCCACAAGCAAAACTTATAATTTCCATTTTGTCTTCACAacatctctctcttccacaGGAATCTTATCCCCTATTCTTCAGGCTTCTATATATTTGGGTGAGAAAATCTAGGCAAACTTCTTTGGTTGTTGAATCAGCCATCGAAGTCCTGTCGCACATTTTCTCTAGCAAATCTTGTTGTGGAAAGAGCTCCCTTTTCTTCTCTGACGGGATCCTACTTCTTGGCGCCCTTTCTTTCCAAACTTCTGCATCTGAGAAGTCCAAAAGGCTTTGCTTGGACTTGCTTTGTAAGTTACTGGAAGAGGAGTACCGATCTATTTTCTTGTCCAATGAGCTAGCTTCCAGCGCTCTTGCAGGTGCTGGTTATGCTCTCTCTTCCCCTGTCACGGGAAATTTTGGAAGAATTCTAGATATTCTGTTCAGAATCTGGGGCCGAGAAGGCGGCCCCTTTGGCACTTCTCAGGGACTCATGCTCCTGCATGTGATCGAGTGGGTTCTATCGAATTCCGTAAACCTACATTCTGTGGATATTATTGAAGATGTAAGAGAGCTTTTAGAGAATGTCAAGCCGGCTCATTCTTCAGTTGCTGTAGTCATGTCTGCAGCTGGAGTGTTGAGGACTATAAATAGATCTGGATTGAGTGGCTTCATGCGCATAAAGAATTCGATAGAGGATCGTCTCGAGGTTGTGGCAAAAGAATTGGTTTCTGCCGCCAAAGGTTTTGACCATCATCTTCTGCACTGTATAGCACTAGCTTTGGCTCGAAGTGGTTCCGTCTCCTATAGGCCTTCAATTCTTACAACCCTTGCACTTGCGTTGTTGACCGAAGCATTCCCTTTGCAGCATGTCTATGATAAGATCCTTAAATTTCCTGAAGAAAATTGGGTATCACTGCATGATGAGATCAAAGACCATCTTAGTAGCTTCATTTTCAAGGAAGCAGGAGCTATAACTGCTGTTTTCTGCAATCAGTATGCACATGCAAATGACGATGGTAGAAGTTTGGTGGAGAGTCTTGTATGGGATTACTGCCAGGCAGTCTACTCATGGCATCGGCAGGCAACGTTGTTGCTTATGGGCCGGGGATATCGTCAGTTCATTAGCGACGTGGAGAAAATTGCTGAATCCGCTTTCCTTATGGTTGTGGTTTTTGCATTAGGAGTAACAAAACATAGGTTAGATACAAGAATAGACCGAGATACTCAGTTACAAATCTCGGTAAAAATATTGGTTTCATTCTCATGCATGGAGTATTTCCGTAGAATGCGCTTGCCCGAGTATATGGATACAATCAGAGCTGTTATTGTAAGCGTTCAGGAGGATGAATTGGCATGTGTCACATTCATAGAGTCTATGCCTTCCTATCGTCATTTGATCACTTACGATG GTTCTTCTAACCAACCTGAAATGGAGCATCTGTGGTCCACCGATGAGGTTCAAACAGCTCGCATCGTATTCTATATGCGGGTTATACCTACTTGTGTTGATCGATTACGTGCCACTGTATTTAAGAATGCTGTGGCTCCCATTATGTTCCT ATATATGGGACATCCCAATGCAAAAGTTGCTAGATGTACACATTCAGTTTTCGTAGCTTTTGTAACTTCTGGAAAAGATCTTAATCAGGATGAAAGAGCTTTACTGAAAGAGCAACTTGTTTTTTATTACATCCAGAGATCATTAGAG GGTTATCCCAGGATTACTCCCTTTGACGGAATGGCTTCTGGAGTAGCTGCACTTGTTCGGAATCTTCCTGCTGGCAGTCCGTCTATATTTTATTGCATTAGTAGTCTCATTCAGAAAGCGACAAGCCTCTGCAAAGCAGTCGATGATCTCGACATTGATCTCTGGAAGAACTGGGAAGGTGAGTTGGAGCCTCCCAAGAAAGTGCTAGATCTTCTCTTACGACTACTTTCCCTGGTTGATATACAG GTTCTACCGGATTTAATGAAGTTACTGGCCCAGCTGATTGTCCGACTACCCTTGAATGGACAGAACATGCTCCTTAATCAACTGTATCAGCAAATTGCAGAATCTGATGATGTTATACGGAAACCAGCTCTGGTTTCATGGGTGCAGTCTTTGTCTTACCTATGCTCTCAAGGTACACACACAGAAAGACCAGAGTTGGTCGGAGAATCTGCATCTCCTAGGATCACAGACTCGATTAGCCTGAATAGCATCAGTGCACGACTGTAG